A region from the Ammospiza nelsoni isolate bAmmNel1 chromosome 1, bAmmNel1.pri, whole genome shotgun sequence genome encodes:
- the MALSU1 gene encoding mitochondrial assembly of ribosomal large subunit protein 1, which translates to MWRALAGARRLLRPLGAAAGGAPRAEPPPSRAPPGRGCAAAAGGGAGPGALGAAEQRQPADTVLPKFNIDLAVALLRQENAKDICVIQLSPELKYCDYFIIVSGFSPRHLHAMANYMLKMYKHLKEEGGPHIQIEGKETDDWLCIDFGNIVVHFMLPETREVYELEKLWTLGPYDDQLAQMIPQSLPKDFIFGLTPNSSDRLETRT; encoded by the exons ATGTGGCGGGCGCTGGCGGGAGCGCGGCGGCTCCTGCGGCCGCTcggggccgcggccgggggCGCCCCGCGGGCGGAGCCGCCGCCATCCCGGGCCCCGCCGGGTCGGGGctgcgcggcggcggcgggaggcggagccgggcccggggcgCTGGGGGCGGCGGAGCAGCGCCAGCCGGCAG ATACTGTTCTTCCCAAGTTCAACATTGACTTGGCTGTAGCACTGCTGAGGCAGGAAAATGCTAAAGACATCTGTGTCATCCAGCTATCTCCAGAACTAAAATACTGTGATTATTTTATAATTGTGAGCGGATTTTCACCACGGCATCTTCATGCAATGGCGAATTACATGCTGAAAATG tacaAGCATCTCAAAGAAGAAGGTGGTCCTCATATTCAGATTGAAGGAAAAGAGACAGATGACTGGCTGTGCATTGATTTTG GTAACATAGTGGTTCATTTCATGCTGCCAGAGACACGAGAGGTTTATGAACTGGAGAAGCTGTGGACTCTTGGTCCCTATGATGACCAGTTAGCACAGATGATTCCACAGTCCCTGCCAAAGGACTTTATCTTTGGACTGACTCCCAACAGCAGTGATCGTCTTGAGACAAGAACTTAA